From one Shewanella sp. GD04112 genomic stretch:
- a CDS encoding choice-of-anchor I family protein: MNTKRLPLAGAILASILLGACNGDDGTNGEQGDNGFNSLVKVTALAIGDANCPASGQRIDTGLDANRNGELEETEIDAAQTQFICQPQAAGVTAELIGRHQTGVYGLSAAEIVEYHSASQRIFVVNARSGKVDIIDAHLLGNATTATAPLALNNLDKLGELDVAKDVGLSFMGSVNSVSISGNLLAAAIERGDAAGNKTQANGYVAFYQLNGNDTPQYLSAVEVGALPDNVVFSHDGKTVLVANEGEPNQDYSVDPEGSVAIIAIADGKPAATATLVTFTEFNQGNARYNEITKDIKINGPMATVAQDLEPEYISVSPDNSRAFVSLQENNAIAVIDIANAKVAKILPLGLKDYGLDVNKIDASDKDDMINLQAYAGVYGMYQPDTVASYRWNNADFIVTANEGDSRDYAGFSEEARAGDLTLDPNHPQFAAAKDKTQLARLKVTKSMGDEDNDGDYDKIVSFGARSFSIWTADGQQVFDSGSDFERITAALLGNNFNNNNEENKGDSRSDDKGPEPEALALGKIGQKLYAFIGLERTSGFMIYDVTNPFDVHFVDYVVNRDFEADFSIDTDTGEVKGDASLAGDLGPEGMKFVSTEKSPNGQPLLIIGNEVSGTTSVYQIKVQ; the protein is encoded by the coding sequence ATGAACACAAAACGACTGCCGCTGGCCGGTGCGATACTGGCAAGTATACTCCTTGGTGCCTGTAATGGTGATGACGGTACCAATGGTGAGCAGGGGGATAATGGCTTCAATTCATTAGTTAAAGTGACCGCACTCGCCATAGGTGATGCGAACTGTCCCGCCAGTGGTCAACGTATCGATACAGGGCTTGATGCGAATCGTAATGGCGAGTTGGAAGAAACTGAAATCGATGCGGCGCAAACACAATTTATTTGCCAACCTCAAGCTGCGGGAGTCACAGCTGAGCTGATTGGCCGTCATCAAACGGGCGTTTATGGCCTGAGTGCCGCTGAGATTGTCGAATATCACAGTGCTTCTCAGCGTATTTTTGTGGTTAATGCGAGAAGCGGTAAAGTCGACATTATCGATGCTCACTTACTTGGTAATGCGACCACGGCAACTGCGCCATTAGCCTTGAATAATCTTGATAAGCTCGGCGAGCTGGATGTCGCCAAGGATGTGGGCTTAAGTTTTATGGGCAGCGTTAACAGCGTCAGTATTTCTGGTAACTTGTTAGCGGCGGCCATTGAGCGCGGCGATGCGGCGGGCAATAAGACTCAAGCCAATGGTTATGTGGCTTTCTATCAACTCAACGGCAATGACACGCCGCAGTATCTTAGCGCGGTTGAAGTTGGTGCATTACCGGATAACGTGGTGTTTAGTCATGATGGTAAAACGGTACTCGTTGCCAACGAAGGCGAACCAAATCAAGACTATAGTGTCGATCCTGAGGGCAGTGTGGCCATTATCGCCATTGCGGATGGTAAACCCGCAGCGACGGCAACGCTAGTGACATTCACCGAGTTCAATCAGGGCAATGCTCGCTATAATGAAATCACCAAGGACATTAAAATCAATGGCCCTATGGCCACTGTCGCGCAGGACTTAGAGCCTGAGTATATCAGTGTCAGTCCCGATAACAGCCGTGCCTTCGTGAGTTTGCAGGAGAACAATGCCATCGCCGTGATTGATATCGCCAATGCCAAAGTGGCGAAGATTTTACCTTTGGGACTGAAGGATTACGGTCTTGATGTGAATAAAATTGATGCAAGTGATAAGGACGATATGATCAACCTTCAGGCCTATGCGGGCGTATATGGCATGTATCAGCCTGATACCGTAGCGAGTTACCGTTGGAATAATGCTGATTTTATTGTTACCGCAAACGAAGGGGATTCCCGCGACTATGCTGGGTTTTCGGAGGAAGCCCGCGCCGGTGACTTAACCTTAGATCCTAATCATCCACAATTTGCCGCCGCGAAAGATAAGACTCAATTAGCCCGTTTGAAAGTGACTAAGAGTATGGGGGATGAGGATAACGACGGCGATTATGACAAAATCGTGAGCTTCGGCGCGCGCTCCTTCTCAATCTGGACGGCTGATGGTCAACAGGTGTTTGACAGTGGTAGCGATTTTGAGCGGATCACCGCAGCCTTATTAGGCAATAACTTCAACAATAACAACGAAGAAAACAAAGGCGATAGTCGCAGTGACGATAAGGGACCCGAGCCTGAAGCCTTAGCCCTCGGCAAAATTGGCCAGAAACTCTATGCCTTTATCGGGCTTGAACGTACCTCTGGTTTTATGATTTACGATGTGACCAATCCCTTTGACGTGCATTTTGTTGATTATGTGGTAAACCGAGATTTTGAGGCGGATTTCAGCATAGATACAGATACTGGCGAAGTGAAAGGCGATGCCAGTTTGGCGGGAGATTTAGGGCCAGAAGGCATGAAGTTTGTGAGTACAGAGAAGAGTCCAAATGGTCAACCTCTGCTGATTATCGGCAATGAAGTCAGTGGCACAACCAGCGTGTACCAGATTAAGGTGCAATAG
- a CDS encoding PLP-dependent aminotransferase family protein — protein MGTIWTPDLEVFTGPKYQRLVSAIEQGILRKILPHGTKLPPQRRLADALGVTIGTVTRAYALAEQRGYVEARIGDGTYVNASPVPELSNLQLNMATCQQPLTDQISTLSDCLSQLAKDPAKLSQLLGYRASPLDQHQQVFHHWLLQRGIEQQPEQLIFTHGGQQAIFACLNAFLTKGEVLLHEQYSYPGVRICAKQLGINSIGVPLTSDGVDLARFEALVQIHQPKLVYLTLNNQNPTCIEYSEQQREKLLTLAEQYQFYIIEDDVNYCLPEEWHPPLWQLAQTLNCPRVIYISSLSKLFSGGLRQGFILVPEPLIAPLRLAIHSQCWMVSPLNVELACQLIKRGQITANRDAIVRSRQQQCMALGDRLGLTQRWRGLNGWVQLPEDIKAHHLVTALAAKGVLIRNGDDFNCHDNFIRLSLGGAENDTQFQLALECIESTFNALKQNAYSVV, from the coding sequence ATGGGTACAATTTGGACGCCAGATCTAGAGGTATTTACTGGTCCTAAATATCAACGTCTCGTCAGTGCCATTGAGCAAGGCATTTTGCGTAAAATCCTGCCCCATGGTACAAAACTCCCACCACAGCGACGTTTAGCCGATGCGTTAGGGGTGACCATAGGCACTGTCACACGGGCCTACGCCCTTGCGGAGCAGCGCGGCTATGTGGAAGCACGTATCGGTGATGGGACTTATGTCAACGCTTCTCCCGTGCCAGAGCTCAGTAACTTGCAGCTCAATATGGCGACGTGTCAGCAGCCGCTGACGGATCAAATTAGTACCCTGAGTGATTGTCTAAGCCAACTGGCTAAGGATCCTGCAAAACTGAGTCAACTCCTTGGCTATCGCGCCAGCCCCTTAGATCAGCATCAGCAGGTATTTCACCACTGGCTTTTACAACGTGGGATTGAACAGCAACCCGAGCAATTGATCTTTACCCATGGTGGCCAACAGGCCATTTTTGCCTGCCTTAATGCCTTCCTCACCAAGGGCGAGGTACTCCTGCACGAGCAGTACAGCTATCCCGGAGTGCGAATTTGCGCAAAACAATTAGGTATCAATAGCATTGGCGTGCCGTTAACCTCTGACGGGGTCGACCTCGCTAGATTCGAAGCCTTAGTGCAAATCCACCAACCTAAGCTGGTGTATTTAACCCTTAACAATCAAAACCCTACCTGCATTGAATACAGTGAGCAACAGAGAGAAAAACTGTTAACACTCGCGGAGCAGTATCAGTTTTATATCATTGAAGATGATGTGAATTATTGCCTCCCTGAAGAATGGCACCCTCCGCTGTGGCAGTTAGCACAGACGCTGAATTGCCCGAGGGTCATTTACATTTCAAGCCTGTCTAAGCTGTTTTCAGGGGGCTTAAGGCAAGGTTTTATCCTCGTGCCCGAGCCGCTCATCGCGCCATTGCGCCTCGCCATTCATAGCCAGTGCTGGATGGTTTCGCCACTCAATGTGGAGCTCGCCTGTCAACTGATCAAGCGCGGGCAAATCACCGCCAATCGCGATGCCATTGTTCGTTCGCGTCAACAGCAGTGCATGGCATTGGGCGACAGGCTGGGGTTAACTCAACGCTGGCGTGGTTTAAATGGCTGGGTTCAGTTGCCCGAAGACATTAAAGCCCATCATCTGGTGACCGCCTTAGCGGCGAAAGGTGTGCTGATCCGTAATGGGGATGACTTTAACTGCCATGATAACTTTATCCGTTTAAGTTTAGGTGGCGCCGAAAACGATACCCAATTCCAGCTTGCGCTCGAATGTATCGAATCCACCTTTAATGCCCTCAAGCAAAACGCCTATTCAGTCGTTTAA
- a CDS encoding multidrug effflux MFS transporter produces MLAAIVAITPLAIDMYLPAMATLAQSFHTDITLVQQSLSVYLGGYALGMLCFGPLADRIGRRPLVIMGLSGFMLVSLLLGLAEQIEVFLGLRFLQAFIGAAATVVVPGYIKEVYGENTAKGMSYVSLIMMLAPLLAPSIGSLILELGEWHLIFFIQSAYAMLLLLLVITLLRMPSDKDLSSRSQKSFLGAYATVFSRPGVKLNIASGVLTSFAFFCYLTASPFVYMEVFSLDKSLFALLFSTNVGALMLANIINTRIVGRYGSLRMLHVSTFFGALAAVGLLGVNLLGLSYHFTVLMLIPLMGSLGIMSVNADAIVLMKFKQETGTATAVIGTLRFGCGALAGPLLALFYNGTAVPFSALMLTAVLLVGFCQFNRSAHQPKPKE; encoded by the coding sequence ATGCTCGCCGCCATTGTCGCGATCACGCCGCTCGCGATCGACATGTATTTGCCCGCTATGGCAACACTTGCCCAGAGTTTTCATACCGATATCACCCTAGTCCAACAATCCTTGAGTGTTTACCTAGGAGGCTATGCCCTCGGCATGCTGTGTTTTGGCCCCCTTGCCGACCGTATTGGCCGTCGCCCTTTGGTAATAATGGGCCTCTCAGGCTTTATGTTAGTCAGCCTATTGCTCGGCTTAGCCGAACAGATTGAAGTGTTTTTGGGCCTGCGCTTTTTACAAGCCTTTATCGGCGCCGCGGCCACCGTGGTTGTCCCTGGGTATATCAAAGAAGTCTATGGTGAAAACACGGCTAAAGGCATGTCTTATGTCAGTTTAATCATGATGTTAGCGCCATTATTAGCCCCAAGCATCGGTAGCCTTATCCTCGAGCTTGGTGAATGGCATTTGATCTTCTTTATCCAATCGGCCTATGCCATGTTGTTGCTGTTGTTGGTCATTACGCTGTTAAGAATGCCCAGCGATAAAGATCTGAGTAGCCGCAGTCAAAAATCCTTTTTAGGGGCTTATGCGACGGTGTTTTCACGTCCCGGCGTTAAATTAAATATTGCCAGCGGTGTACTCACCTCCTTTGCGTTTTTCTGTTATTTAACCGCATCGCCCTTTGTCTATATGGAGGTTTTTTCCTTAGATAAATCCTTATTTGCCCTACTCTTTAGTACCAATGTGGGCGCGCTGATGCTGGCAAATATTATCAATACCCGAATTGTGGGGCGTTATGGCTCGTTAAGGATGCTGCACGTATCGACCTTCTTCGGTGCGCTGGCGGCGGTCGGTTTACTGGGGGTTAATTTACTGGGGCTCAGTTATCACTTCACCGTGTTGATGCTTATCCCACTTATGGGCAGTCTTGGTATTATGTCAGTCAACGCCGATGCCATTGTGCTGATGAAGTTTAAGCAGGAAACGGGCACGGCCACGGCGGTAATTGGCACCTTAAGATTTGGCTGCGGCGCCTTAGCAGGCCCATTACTCGCGCTGTTTTATAATGGCACCGCAGTGCCCTTCTCAGCATTGATGCTGACGGCGGTATTGTTAGTGGGATTCTGTCAATTTAACCGTTCGGCTCATCAACCCAAGCCGAAAGAGTGA
- a CDS encoding LysE family translocator, with amino-acid sequence MDIQLVNDPQLWTLMASAALFCATMTMTPGPNNILLASSGAHFGVMRTIPHIAGIRLGSTSLHLSVLLGLGALFEAFPVLHQVLKYAALVYLLHLAYRLVTSPVKAAHLDEGRKPMSVMEAALFQWINPKSWMSTITLCSAFTLGGDGFWLSAVLGVLVFNLVGFPASFTWVFVGAAISKKLNTDKRRRHFNWFMGSLLLVSLPMILR; translated from the coding sequence ATGGATATTCAACTTGTCAATGACCCACAACTCTGGACCTTGATGGCCTCTGCAGCACTCTTTTGTGCAACCATGACCATGACTCCTGGGCCGAATAATATTTTACTCGCCAGCTCTGGCGCCCATTTCGGGGTGATGCGCACCATTCCGCATATTGCGGGGATCCGCTTAGGCTCGACTTCTCTGCATCTGTCGGTATTACTGGGACTTGGTGCTTTGTTCGAGGCGTTTCCGGTGTTGCATCAAGTGCTAAAGTATGCGGCATTAGTGTATTTACTGCACCTTGCCTATCGATTAGTGACCTCTCCCGTTAAGGCGGCACATTTGGATGAAGGGCGTAAGCCGATGAGTGTGATGGAGGCGGCGCTGTTTCAGTGGATTAATCCCAAATCTTGGATGTCGACCATTACCCTTTGCAGCGCGTTTACTTTAGGGGGCGATGGCTTTTGGCTCAGTGCGGTATTGGGCGTGCTGGTGTTTAATCTGGTGGGATTTCCCGCGTCCTTCACTTGGGTATTTGTGGGCGCTGCAATCAGTAAAAAGCTGAATACGGATAAACGTCGACGTCATTTTAACTGGTTTATGGGCAGTTTATTGTTGGTGTCCTTACCTATGATCCTGCGTTAA